A single genomic interval of Acidovorax sp. 1608163 harbors:
- a CDS encoding pilus assembly protein, which produces MYRHTPPRFRKNLLALAASAALLPSGVWAVDLVQAPPGTVQPRVTPNVIISIDDSGSMDFRVDAESATGATNNTTPNADGTWPSTSRRMNVLRYSLQSIFDTTHPKYDSALMSDKKIRLAWQSMNGNNGTPKTLPGTTGSAPTLATNSMKILEGTHRTNFLAFLTNLKPSGSTPSHGVLKQADEYMRANLDKNGPWASIPGTTAAPYLGCRRNYHIFMTDGRWNGAVSGGSQDDNTKNISLPDTTVFGSTNAATRPKNALYADTYSDNLADWSFASWSKKLQTAVDDVNGATGLKGLPQPTAEYNQAPATENFGKDKAGNDAILDRFWNPRYNPANWPHMVTHTIGLSKMAYTWPGTDGGGNAYSPNRCNTTNKILAPGQTCDASNNATFNSTLMVPFNYDKGSNGSLPDFITGNIKWPNLSTGGEPVRSLDLWHAALNGRGRFYAVEKGEDLAKAFRDIFQQINTTVDPEMTSTATSGSNISRNSVGKFTGNYEPKNAWKGFVTAETVQKDGTTVPTPSWGGKNTADKLDDATFSLTGRLILSWSDQWVTTKDKGGVAFQWATDESNLSTAQKALLGKNPSDATVTVATNGQNRLNFIRGDKTLQGSDTTGYTVAKPFRERKSRQGDIVNSVVWYTGTPSSSYAMKGYDTFTLANKNRTPMIYVGGNDGLLHGFSAIDGTEKIAYAPRGVIASLPQLVDPAYNNKHRFFVDGSPMTGDVDQGTVDPGNPTVHVPDWRTFLVGTMGAGGKGYFVLDVTNPNAADTASGVPGFSVGNAQKLVVLDRTKDTTRVAETTPNCATMTGAQKTACDTAEAEDKDIGNITARPVLDGTNSLRASQIARMNNDRWAVVMGNGYNSANQRPVLLIQYLDGNKELKRIPAAASDAVGSGKAKDNGLAAPRLVDLNGDGRPDVVYAGDNLGNMWKFDVTNISDADWKVAFNGSPLYTATGPATLGSSSRTLYQSISTAPTVRASDRVMKVGSGASAKTVAVGGMMVGFGTGRNVTKADENDSSVQTLYSVLDNTRYSVVTTTLGDRLEVNPGVAGCAKGSNCVPVPAALGEGIATAKLAQQKISAVTSTYATVDVTDELKEDTWYNYNGWYMDLPAVGERLLKPMEFYDGSNILAVYTQVPAKGSDVDPNIETCESNTVDEERQYLTLLNLMDGKRPTVQLMDFDGNGKFYTPPPSAQVTALAATAETTKMYPAPRSPKAPTPWSARILAAALTKISISKTTEKTSLACQNNRCAQAGAN; this is translated from the coding sequence ATGTACCGCCACACGCCCCCTCGCTTTCGCAAAAATCTGCTCGCACTCGCTGCCAGCGCAGCATTACTTCCCAGCGGCGTTTGGGCCGTAGATTTGGTGCAGGCCCCCCCCGGCACCGTGCAACCCAGAGTGACGCCTAACGTCATCATTTCCATCGATGACTCGGGCAGTATGGATTTTCGGGTTGATGCAGAAAGCGCCACAGGAGCGACCAACAATACAACGCCCAATGCCGATGGAACTTGGCCCAGCACCAGCCGGCGGATGAATGTACTGAGGTATTCGTTACAGTCGATTTTTGATACAACCCATCCCAAATACGACAGTGCGTTAATGTCAGACAAGAAAATTCGTCTGGCTTGGCAGTCGATGAACGGGAACAACGGCACACCCAAAACACTGCCTGGAACCACGGGAAGCGCCCCCACACTTGCGACAAACTCCATGAAGATCCTCGAAGGAACTCATCGGACCAACTTTCTTGCATTCCTTACCAACCTCAAGCCGAGCGGCTCAACACCATCCCATGGCGTGCTCAAACAAGCAGATGAGTACATGCGAGCCAACTTGGATAAAAATGGGCCTTGGGCATCCATTCCTGGTACTACCGCCGCACCTTACCTTGGATGTCGGCGCAACTATCATATTTTCATGACCGACGGTCGTTGGAATGGAGCTGTCTCCGGGGGATCGCAAGACGACAACACCAAGAATATATCGCTACCCGACACCACCGTATTTGGCAGCACCAATGCAGCCACAAGGCCCAAAAACGCCTTGTATGCCGATACTTACAGCGATAACTTAGCTGACTGGTCTTTTGCCAGTTGGTCTAAGAAGTTACAAACAGCTGTAGACGATGTCAATGGTGCCACCGGCTTGAAAGGCCTACCCCAGCCCACAGCAGAGTACAACCAAGCACCTGCGACAGAAAATTTTGGCAAAGACAAAGCTGGCAATGATGCGATTCTGGATCGATTCTGGAACCCACGCTATAACCCAGCCAACTGGCCTCACATGGTGACCCACACCATTGGTCTGAGCAAAATGGCTTACACGTGGCCGGGAACAGACGGGGGTGGTAATGCCTATTCACCGAACCGCTGCAATACCACTAACAAAATTCTCGCTCCAGGCCAAACGTGTGACGCCAGCAACAATGCCACCTTCAACTCCACGCTGATGGTGCCTTTCAACTATGACAAGGGATCCAACGGCAGTCTGCCCGACTTCATCACTGGCAATATCAAATGGCCCAACCTTAGTACGGGTGGAGAGCCCGTTCGCTCGCTCGACTTGTGGCACGCAGCGCTCAATGGTCGAGGCCGTTTTTACGCGGTCGAGAAAGGCGAAGATCTGGCCAAGGCATTCCGCGACATCTTCCAGCAAATCAACACCACGGTGGACCCAGAGATGACTTCCACCGCCACCAGCGGTTCAAACATCTCTCGCAACTCGGTAGGCAAATTCACAGGGAATTACGAACCCAAAAATGCCTGGAAAGGCTTTGTCACGGCCGAGACTGTCCAAAAAGATGGCACCACCGTCCCAACTCCATCATGGGGTGGCAAAAATACAGCCGACAAATTGGATGATGCAACGTTCAGCCTCACTGGTCGATTGATTTTGAGCTGGAGTGACCAATGGGTCACCACCAAAGACAAAGGTGGTGTAGCCTTCCAATGGGCCACTGACGAAAGCAACCTGAGCACGGCTCAAAAAGCATTGCTGGGAAAAAATCCTAGCGATGCGACGGTGACTGTTGCAACCAACGGTCAAAACCGCCTCAACTTCATTCGAGGCGATAAGACGCTGCAAGGCAGCGACACCACCGGCTACACCGTAGCCAAGCCATTCCGTGAGCGCAAGAGCCGCCAAGGGGATATTGTCAATTCGGTGGTCTGGTACACCGGTACCCCTTCCAGCAGTTATGCAATGAAAGGCTATGACACTTTTACGCTTGCCAACAAGAACCGTACCCCGATGATTTACGTGGGTGGCAATGATGGCTTGTTGCACGGCTTCTCTGCCATTGACGGTACAGAGAAGATTGCCTATGCACCACGCGGAGTGATTGCAAGCCTGCCACAGCTGGTTGACCCCGCATACAACAACAAGCACCGATTCTTTGTGGATGGATCACCCATGACCGGCGATGTAGACCAAGGGACAGTGGATCCAGGCAACCCTACAGTCCATGTGCCTGACTGGAGAACATTCTTGGTAGGCACCATGGGCGCTGGTGGCAAAGGATACTTTGTGCTGGACGTCACCAACCCCAATGCAGCAGATACCGCCTCGGGCGTGCCCGGATTTTCAGTAGGTAACGCGCAGAAGTTGGTCGTGCTTGATCGCACCAAAGATACCACTCGGGTAGCGGAAACCACTCCCAATTGCGCAACCATGACGGGGGCTCAGAAAACGGCTTGCGACACAGCTGAAGCGGAGGACAAGGATATTGGCAACATCACTGCACGCCCCGTGCTGGATGGAACCAACTCGCTGCGCGCCTCGCAAATCGCACGCATGAACAATGATCGCTGGGCAGTGGTTATGGGCAATGGCTACAACAGCGCCAACCAACGGCCTGTATTGTTGATTCAGTATCTGGATGGAAATAAAGAGCTCAAGCGGATCCCCGCTGCTGCCAGCGATGCTGTCGGCAGCGGCAAAGCCAAGGACAACGGCTTGGCAGCACCTCGCCTGGTAGACCTCAATGGCGATGGACGTCCAGATGTGGTCTACGCAGGCGACAACCTGGGCAATATGTGGAAGTTCGACGTCACGAACATAAGCGACGCCGACTGGAAAGTGGCATTCAACGGGAGCCCCTTGTACACGGCCACAGGGCCCGCAACACTGGGCAGCAGTTCGCGCACCCTCTACCAATCCATTTCTACAGCTCCCACGGTACGGGCCAGCGACCGCGTCATGAAAGTAGGCAGTGGCGCCAGTGCCAAGACGGTGGCAGTAGGCGGCATGATGGTGGGTTTTGGCACAGGCCGTAATGTGACCAAAGCAGATGAGAATGACTCCTCCGTACAAACCTTGTACTCCGTGCTTGACAATACACGTTACAGCGTTGTGACCACCACGCTGGGCGATCGCTTGGAGGTAAACCCGGGAGTTGCAGGTTGCGCAAAAGGCTCCAACTGCGTTCCTGTGCCTGCAGCTTTGGGTGAAGGGATTGCCACAGCCAAGCTCGCTCAACAAAAAATTTCAGCTGTGACCTCCACCTATGCCACCGTGGATGTGACCGACGAGTTGAAGGAGGACACTTGGTACAACTACAACGGGTGGTACATGGATCTGCCTGCAGTGGGTGAGCGACTGCTCAAACCCATGGAGTTCTATGATGGAAGCAACATTTTGGCGGTCTACACACAAGTGCCGGCCAAGGGCTCAGACGTGGACCCCAATATTGAGACCTGTGAATCCAATACGGTGGACGAAGAGCGCCAGTACCTGACCCTGCTCAACCTCATGGACGGCAAGCGGCCCACCGTGCAACTGATGGACTTTGATGGAAATGGCAAGTTCTACACTCCCCCCCCATCGGCCCAGGTTACTGCCCTAGCGGCAACTGCGGAGACGACAAAAATGTATCCCGCTCCCAGGTCACCAAAGGCTCCCACACCATGGTCCGCAAGGATACTGGCAGCTG
- a CDS encoding PilX N-terminal domain-containing pilus assembly protein gives MHRAIHNPSHRKHQRGVALFVVIIFVMLSMLLALWASRTSLFNELVVGNDADYQRTFEAVQSLLQDAELDIRNQKADGTECVGLGDICRTSTAEKIPLDITERDLLLAELSQKPTGCGSGLCTKRAGKLDFWNDTAALNAMVPTGARYGQFTGAGKGSISTPINPLLQWDIATPANQGGWYWIEVLRYDESTQNSGLIVGSGAQNLLRMNLGGNTSPNLIYRITALAYGRKPGTQVVLQQTYAPQKTMD, from the coding sequence ATGCACCGTGCAATTCACAACCCCTCCCACCGCAAGCACCAGCGTGGCGTGGCGCTGTTCGTCGTCATCATATTCGTCATGCTGTCCATGCTTTTGGCATTGTGGGCATCGCGGACTTCGCTTTTCAATGAATTGGTGGTTGGCAACGATGCCGACTACCAACGCACCTTTGAAGCAGTTCAATCCCTGCTTCAGGATGCGGAACTGGACATTCGCAACCAGAAAGCTGACGGCACTGAGTGTGTAGGCCTGGGCGATATTTGTCGCACAAGCACTGCAGAAAAAATTCCACTGGACATTACAGAGCGCGACCTCTTGCTTGCAGAACTAAGTCAAAAACCCACAGGATGCGGAAGTGGCCTTTGTACCAAACGCGCAGGCAAATTGGATTTTTGGAACGATACAGCCGCCCTTAATGCAATGGTACCCACAGGAGCGCGGTACGGGCAGTTCACTGGCGCAGGCAAGGGCAGTATCAGCACCCCCATCAATCCTCTCTTGCAGTGGGACATTGCAACCCCCGCCAACCAAGGTGGCTGGTATTGGATTGAAGTATTACGTTACGACGAAAGCACCCAGAATTCAGGCCTCATTGTGGGATCGGGAGCCCAAAATCTACTGCGCATGAATTTGGGTGGCAACACCAGTCCTAATTTGATTTATCGCATTACAGCCCTCGCTTATGGCCGAAAGCCAGGCACACAAGTGGTTTTGCAGCAAACCTATGCACCACAAAAGACAATGGATTAA
- a CDS encoding PilW family protein → MKTHFSRFSGKRKPFRSQYQLGVTLIELMVGLSIGLLVIAVAMGALMVSRGVSGTVSDASNIQQQSAYLMRVIGLQLRQAGSLYLNPNPSGGSTGFPAMVPVAFETAAPAISGGSNYDPIMHNLGAPSGGLSTGFRRYKESVYTAATDQTIGRNCLGGPTDANADQRVESVFQLSGSELQCQGNGGIAQPIAQNVANFQVRYLVQNNTNPTNLTVQYVAGADVTDWLTVQAVEVCLVLYGTEAINMPTGGTSTYRDCDGTAIDMTTLAGARNQRMHVTYRNVFQVRSQGLTKAQLLPL, encoded by the coding sequence ATGAAAACCCACTTCTCACGTTTTTCCGGTAAACGCAAACCATTTCGCAGCCAATATCAACTGGGTGTCACGCTGATTGAGTTGATGGTCGGCCTCTCCATCGGCCTGCTCGTCATCGCTGTTGCAATGGGAGCCCTCATGGTCTCGCGTGGCGTCTCCGGAACCGTCAGCGACGCCAGCAATATTCAGCAACAGTCTGCTTACCTGATGCGCGTCATTGGCTTGCAATTGCGCCAAGCCGGCTCGCTGTACCTCAACCCCAACCCCAGCGGAGGGTCAACGGGTTTCCCCGCAATGGTTCCCGTGGCATTCGAAACCGCGGCGCCTGCAATTAGCGGAGGAAGTAACTACGACCCCATAATGCACAATTTGGGTGCCCCTAGCGGCGGGCTCAGTACAGGCTTCCGTCGCTACAAGGAATCTGTGTACACCGCAGCCACAGACCAAACCATCGGGCGCAACTGCTTGGGTGGACCGACTGACGCCAATGCAGACCAACGGGTAGAGAGCGTTTTTCAGCTCAGTGGTAGCGAATTGCAATGCCAAGGCAATGGAGGTATCGCGCAACCCATTGCACAGAATGTGGCTAATTTTCAGGTTCGTTATCTGGTTCAGAACAATACAAACCCCACCAATCTGACTGTCCAATACGTGGCAGGAGCTGACGTAACTGACTGGCTCACAGTACAAGCCGTGGAGGTTTGCCTTGTGTTGTACGGCACGGAAGCCATCAACATGCCCACAGGCGGCACAAGCACCTACCGTGACTGCGATGGAACAGCCATTGACATGACCACGCTCGCAGGAGCTCGCAACCAACGCATGCACGTGACCTACCGCAATGTCTTTCAGGTGCGTAGTCAAGGCCTCACAAAAGCACAGTTGCTTCCGCTCTAA
- the pilV gene encoding type IV pilus modification protein PilV, producing the protein MTTPLHHFPNQHQRGITLIESLVAIVIAALGILGILGVQMRTLTDTQTTVRRAQAIRLIEDLSERIKAHPNALLTLSSYQSAWTDPSTAVPAPAVDCATTACSSDLLTTYDVAVWRRTVQQMLPVGDATIFLAPGDNATNRRQLGVMVRWRENEIDISDATDKTTHRDNIDASKTRDTDGTFKNGGGTGVGATSCTANYTCHLQYIPVSARCAPYDAGGGFMQIYCAGE; encoded by the coding sequence ATGACTACCCCATTGCACCATTTTCCAAACCAGCATCAGCGCGGCATCACGCTGATTGAATCCCTCGTTGCGATCGTCATTGCAGCCCTGGGTATTTTGGGTATCTTGGGAGTGCAGATGCGCACGCTGACCGATACCCAAACTACGGTGCGCCGTGCACAGGCTATTCGTCTCATCGAAGACCTCAGTGAACGCATCAAGGCCCATCCCAATGCACTACTGACCTTGAGTAGCTACCAAAGTGCATGGACAGACCCCTCCACTGCTGTGCCTGCCCCTGCAGTTGACTGCGCTACAACAGCGTGCTCCAGCGATCTGCTCACCACATACGACGTAGCCGTTTGGAGGCGAACCGTTCAGCAAATGCTTCCAGTCGGAGATGCCACTATTTTCTTGGCCCCTGGAGATAATGCAACCAACCGCCGGCAATTGGGTGTCATGGTTCGATGGAGAGAGAACGAAATCGACATTAGCGACGCAACCGATAAAACGACCCACAGAGACAATATTGATGCGTCGAAGACCCGCGATACGGATGGCACATTCAAAAACGGCGGAGGCACAGGGGTTGGCGCAACGTCTTGCACTGCAAATTACACCTGTCACCTGCAATACATCCCCGTCTCTGCACGCTGCGCACCCTACGACGCCGGTGGAGGTTTTATGCAGATCTACTGCGCCGGAGAATAA